One window from the genome of Patescibacteria group bacterium encodes:
- the ftsE gene encoding cell division ATP-binding protein FtsE: MSPPAETTPMIQFRNVSKFYPPHTYAVRDVNVAINSGEFVSIVGQSGTGKTTLVRLIIAEEHPTKGRVIVGGWDITNIRHGDIPLLRRQIGVVFQDFKLLPRKTVRENVAFALQVAGAARTQVKEVVPQVLAIVGLDSKMDRFPHQLSGGEQQRVSIARALVHRPKILVADEPTGNLDSINTREIIDLLVKINELGTTVLLVTHNRDAVNSLKKRVITLDQGIVSSDKQIGRYVL, from the coding sequence ATGTCTCCTCCCGCCGAAACCACCCCGATGATCCAGTTCAGAAATGTCAGCAAATTCTACCCTCCCCACACCTATGCGGTGCGGGATGTGAATGTGGCCATCAACAGCGGCGAATTTGTCTCCATTGTGGGTCAGAGCGGCACAGGCAAGACCACGCTCGTGCGCCTTATTATTGCAGAAGAACACCCGACCAAAGGGCGCGTGATCGTGGGAGGGTGGGATATCACCAACATCCGCCACGGGGACATCCCTCTCCTGCGGAGGCAGATTGGCGTCGTCTTCCAGGATTTCAAACTGCTTCCCAGAAAAACCGTACGCGAAAATGTGGCATTTGCCCTGCAGGTAGCGGGCGCCGCACGCACGCAGGTAAAGGAAGTCGTGCCGCAAGTGCTCGCGATCGTAGGACTGGATTCAAAAATGGACCGCTTCCCCCACCAGCTTTCCGGCGGCGAACAGCAGCGGGTGAGCATCGCGCGCGCCCTCGTGCATCGCCCCAAAATCCTTGTCGCAGACGAACCGACGGGAAACCTTGACTCTATCAATACGCGCGAGATCATTGACCTTCTGGTGAAGATTAACGAGCTCGGCACCACCGTCCTTCTGGTAACCCACAACCGCGACGCCGTCAATTCGCTGAAAAAAAGAGTCATTACCTTGGACCAGGGCATTGTCTCTTCCGATAAGCAAATAGGAAGATACGTGCTATAG
- a CDS encoding GGDEF domain-containing protein, which produces MERQYPSEAAKRFDETPEPDSLEKLIEERAEKMGTTPDVLRAMLAHIEFGLRRFTKDPEHPDPEMNTPVTIEAMMIIAEAKIKSYTDPLTGLFNKRYMDEQFITLQKAASFSGKEQRRRERELTGFSIIIIDLDCLKQWNDSYGYPAGNEALRSIAQILHKNISFGDIAGRIGGDEFMLFIPNINGNAIQIAERIRVLIEGTPVPIQNIHGGVEEVKATVSVGVSPFVKVQNMNDDFDKSEMFRLANLCSKQAKNKGRNRVFYWNDKPVMYRSEDDIMDLQGKA; this is translated from the coding sequence ATGGAACGACAATATCCAAGTGAAGCTGCGAAGAGATTTGACGAAACCCCTGAACCTGATTCATTAGAAAAGTTAATAGAAGAGAGAGCTGAAAAGATGGGTACCACGCCTGACGTGCTGAGAGCGATGCTTGCTCATATTGAATTTGGATTACGTAGATTCACAAAAGACCCGGAGCATCCTGACCCGGAAATGAACACTCCTGTCACAATTGAGGCAATGATGATAATTGCTGAAGCAAAAATAAAAAGTTATACCGACCCGTTGACAGGCCTCTTTAATAAGCGTTACATGGATGAGCAATTTATTACATTGCAAAAGGCGGCGAGTTTTTCTGGAAAGGAACAGAGGAGGCGCGAGCGGGAGTTAACTGGTTTCTCGATAATTATTATTGATTTAGATTGTTTAAAACAATGGAACGATTCCTATGGATATCCTGCAGGGAATGAGGCGTTGCGTTCTATCGCCCAGATATTACACAAGAATATTAGCTTTGGCGATATTGCGGGACGGATTGGGGGAGATGAATTTATGTTATTTATACCAAATATCAACGGTAACGCTATTCAGATCGCAGAAAGAATCAGAGTTTTAATAGAGGGTACACCTGTACCTATACAGAACATACATGGAGGAGTAGAAGAAGTTAAAGCTACGGTAAGTGTGGGAGTGTCTCCCTTTGTAAAGGTGCAAAATATGAATGATGATTTTGACAAATCAGAAATGTTTCGCCTGGCAAACTTATGTTCAAAACAGGCAAAAAATAAAGGCCGAAACCGTGTCTTTTATTGGAATGATAAACCAGTTATGTATCGTAGTGAAGATGATATTATGGACTTGCAGGGAAAAGCGTAA
- a CDS encoding septal ring lytic transglycosylase RlpA family protein: MKPHDSIQFSHHIARNLWRTGVCALAIIAGVLCTAQGTTAQIATSTALTATTTIEELAVTAPPIPQELFHAQFELAQNSLTAGAHVTTTPGVEIELPRTTSTPLTLDLLQLFPEELPPVAWSATTTTTTVWQIDVTSPVIKPWIPSAPIKITLPVTGPYYKKKIISFWDNRLSQWRNLASTTDFERNAVSALYPLPYGRFIVRESETIYEGIASWYKWKNCNCAAFRFMPKKSILKVTNISPSARKGKSVTVRVNDYGPEEWTERLIDLDYVAYRAIGLPRGGIMPVRVELIDKSK; the protein is encoded by the coding sequence ATGAAACCGCACGATTCTATTCAATTCTCTCATCATATCGCCAGAAACCTCTGGCGGACGGGGGTCTGCGCGCTCGCGATCATTGCGGGCGTATTGTGCACCGCGCAGGGAACGACCGCTCAAATCGCCACGAGTACTGCGCTGACTGCGACTACGACAATTGAGGAACTCGCGGTAACGGCTCCTCCCATACCGCAGGAATTATTTCATGCGCAATTTGAACTCGCGCAAAATTCGCTCACCGCGGGCGCGCATGTGACCACAACCCCGGGCGTGGAAATAGAATTACCCAGAACCACCTCCACGCCGCTCACGCTTGATCTTCTCCAGCTCTTCCCCGAAGAGCTTCCTCCGGTTGCGTGGAGCGCCACCACGACGACCACCACGGTATGGCAGATTGATGTCACCAGCCCCGTTATAAAACCATGGATCCCCTCTGCTCCCATAAAAATTACACTTCCCGTCACTGGTCCATACTATAAGAAAAAAATAATCAGTTTCTGGGACAACCGGCTCTCGCAGTGGCGCAATCTAGCCAGCACGACCGATTTTGAGCGCAATGCGGTATCAGCGCTCTATCCGCTTCCCTATGGCCGCTTTATCGTGCGGGAGAGCGAAACAATTTACGAAGGCATCGCAAGCTGGTACAAATGGAAGAATTGCAACTGCGCCGCCTTCCGTTTTATGCCAAAAAAATCTATACTGAAAGTAACCAATATCTCCCCCAGCGCGCGGAAAGGGAAATCAGTGACCGTGCGGGTGAATGATTATGGCCCTGAAGAATGGACTGAGCGGCTTATCGACCTTGATTATGTGGCATACCGCGCCATAGGCCTGCCGCGCGGAGGTATCATGCCGGTGAGAGTAGAACTTATTGATAAATCCAAATGA
- a CDS encoding permease-like cell division protein FtsX, with protein MFLSLARMIKFAVQNFWRNIWLSVVTVTIIFLTLCSLTSLILINVMSDQALNTVKSTLDIALTFKPVVPQLRVEEVRDTLQGLPYLSAVTLTTPEESLAAFRTKHAEDTTVIGALNALTENPFGATLTLRLSSLDYYPTLMKRIDEMGLSKEVERMDTGSYERIVARLEDISLRVRTFGYAVSGFFALIAILIVFNAIRMGIYNHRDEISIMRLVGATSWFIRGPFLIEALLYTIISCTLFWALMIPLVGSLTPYLNAFLGGIGFDLRGYLMTHLGSIMGFELILILLLTCISSMIAMARYLKV; from the coding sequence ATGTTCCTCTCTCTTGCAAGAATGATAAAATTCGCGGTGCAGAACTTCTGGCGCAATATCTGGCTTTCGGTGGTGACCGTCACCATTATTTTCCTGACCCTGTGCTCGCTCACGTCACTCATTCTTATAAATGTGATGAGCGACCAAGCGCTCAATACCGTGAAGAGCACGCTTGATATCGCGCTTACTTTCAAACCCGTGGTGCCGCAATTACGCGTGGAAGAAGTGCGGGATACCCTGCAAGGGTTGCCGTACCTCTCCGCAGTCACCCTTACCACGCCAGAAGAATCCCTTGCCGCATTCCGCACCAAACACGCGGAGGACACCACGGTGATCGGGGCGCTCAATGCGCTCACGGAAAATCCGTTTGGCGCGACGCTCACGCTCCGTTTAAGTTCCCTCGACTATTACCCGACGCTGATGAAACGCATTGATGAAATGGGACTCTCAAAAGAAGTGGAACGGATGGATACCGGAAGCTATGAGCGGATTGTCGCACGCCTTGAGGACATCAGCTTAAGGGTGCGGACATTCGGTTATGCCGTGAGCGGATTCTTCGCGCTCATCGCGATCCTCATCGTGTTTAACGCGATCCGCATGGGTATTTACAACCATCGTGATGAAATCAGCATCATGCGCTTGGTGGGCGCTACCAGCTGGTTCATTCGGGGGCCTTTCTTGATCGAAGCGCTGCTCTACACTATAATTTCTTGCACCCTCTTCTGGGCGCTTATGATCCCCCTTGTGGGGTCCCTTACCCCTTACTTAAACGCATTTCTCGGCGGCATCGGCTTTGATTTAAGAGGGTATCTTATGACGCATCTGGGAAGCATTATGGGATTTGAGCTGATATTGATCCTGCTGCTCACCTGCATCTCCTCGATGATCGCAATGGCGAGATATCTCAAAGTTTAA